From the Glandiceps talaboti chromosome 12, keGlaTala1.1, whole genome shotgun sequence genome, one window contains:
- the LOC144443464 gene encoding proline-rich protein PRCC-like codes for MALVTYGSSDESDYSDDEESQVTKSASIGDKPSVTAKSLLSTLPPPKSSVPKIDTSGLGKSGLSLSSRNNGERTGSTTSTTTKPTRSLNLPPPKKNQPVKITVPSLPDPDSDEDEPVPKKVKQDPQGTGLFALLPKPKHAASKEANRILIPYTLTRKQEIKPKVAPVKPPQPKKNTQPAGTNALFLNYGSDDEDEPASFFSFGEQKTNESKTESQLPESTSSISQTIASTTIKDKINTFTAQQAAVTTTRTDNIGTYTTGQPSTSVPAASQVDKPLGFSHTKSDHNKLLYTATSSEMDVAANKPLSFKSMTTSTDRAGAPLDFGVNSGGVSSSSQGYQNVDNMYYNQQYEQDNQAFQEYNQQYAYGGDSTQQYGYYDASQDQIAPDTTSQDFAQDEGFRRLQGKKGRKEDVQIIDIQEDRQDYSSKEWLNKYNSEEKEFRSQLRKEQLPTSQQRRKHHITYLAHQAKERELELKNSWAENRLTRKQTQAKYGF; via the exons ATGGCTTTGGTAACGTATGGAAGTAGTGATGAAAGCGATTACAGTGACGACGAGGAATCACAGGTCACGAAGTCAGCTTCGATTGGCGATAAACCGTCTGTGACGGCGAAGTCGCTTCTGTCAACTTTACCTCCACCGAAGTCATCTGTACCAAAAATAG ATACCAGTGGTTTGGGCAAGAGTGGTTTGTCACTGAGTAGCAGAAATAATGGTGAAAGGACAGGTAGCACCACatccacaacaacaaaaccaacTAGATCACTGAATTTACCACCACCCAAGAAAAATCAGCCTGTGAAAATCACTGTTCCTTCACTGCCTGAT CCTGACTCAGATGAGGATGAACCAGTTCCTAAGAAAGTAAAACAAGATCCTCAG ggTACTGGACTGTTTGCATTACTTCCCAAGCCTAAACATGCCGCATCAAAAGAAGCCAACAGAATACTAATACCTTACACACTGACCAGGAAACAAGAAATCAAACCAAAAGTAGCACCAGTGAAACCACCACAGCCAAAGAAAAACACACAACCAGCGGGAACAAATGCTTTATTTCTGAACTATGGTAGTGACGATGAAGATGAACCTGCTAGCTTCTTTTCTTTTGGTGAACAGAAAACAAACGAATCCAAAACAGAAAGCCAGCTTCCGGAATCAACATCTTCCATTAGTCAGACTATTGCTTCCACCACTATCAAAGATAAGATAAATACATTCACTGCCCAGCAGGCTGCAGTTACCACTACTAGAACTGACAACATAGGTACATATACAACTGGTCAGCCATCAACTTCAGTTCCTGCTGCAAGTCAAGTGGATAAACCACTTGGTTTTAGTCATACCAAGTCAGATCACAATAAATTGTTATATACAGCTACATCATCAGAAATGGATGTAGCCGCAAATAAACCTCTTTCATTTAAATCAATGACAACATCAACAGACAGAGCTGGTGCACCACTAGATTTTGGTGTGAATTCTGGTGGAGTGTCGTCATCCAGTCAAGGTtatcaaaatgttgataatatgtaTTACAACCAACAATATGAACAGGATAATCAAGCGTTTCAAGAATACAACCAGCAG TATGCATACGGTGGTGATTCAACACAACAATATGGATATTATGATGCAAGCCAAGACCAGATTGCACCAGACACGACTTCACAGGACTTTGCACAGGATGAAGGA TTTAGGAGACTCCAAGGCAAGAAGGGGCGTAAAGAAGATGTCCAGATTATTGACATTCAGGAAGACAGACAAGATTACAGTAGTAAAGAATggttaaataaatacaacagtGAAGAAAAGGAATTTAGAAGTCAATTA AGAAAGGAACAACTACCAACCAGTCAGCAAAGGAGGAAACATCATATCACATACCTAGCTCATCAG GCCAAGGAAAGAGAATTGGAACTGAAAAATTCTTGGGCAGAGAACCGGCTTACCAGGAAACAGACACAAGCCAAATATGGATTCTAG
- the LOC144443845 gene encoding uncharacterized protein LOC144443845 produces the protein MTTRSYRRVKQISVSESSEDSETSCRKSLKNGKLQELEEDGHDERCDKTPTSPVRFSRRLEGKSKRKLYIPTRDEVFKSLVPEGTPSKNLEYFRPRKLVNNLLRVHHRYNYDPDYSSSGDIDDFIQYSEEDSDSDSSSTEDKESTSDSESEDVPNGRKSRTQSSKNASQKRRLENSDRRGSKDNVLSKGRRRIVSVSSSNDESDGEDDDVQISRVKKRKPSTSVLTSSDDETCETIATRRSERADCLRRERDKKISNRLAEYRSQRQQKQVRKSS, from the exons ATGACCACGAGGAGTTACAGGCGTGTAAAACAAATATCGGTGTCAGAATCGTCTGAAGATTCCGAAACATCTTGCCGAAAATCCTTGAAAAATGGAAAATTGCAGGAACTTGAGGAAGATGGACATGACGAG AGATGTGATAAAACGCCAACATCACCAGTCCGATTTTCTAGAAGACTAGAGGGTAAAAGCAAAAGAAAACTTTACATACCAACCAGGGATGAAGTATTCAAATCATTGGTACCTGAAGGAACTCCTTCTAAAAATCTAGAATATTTCAGACCAAGAAAATTGGTCAATAATTTGTTGAGAGT ACATCATCGTTATAATTATGATCCAGATTATTCCTCTAGTGGTGATATTGATGACTTCATTCAATATAGTGAGGAGGATTCGGACTCTGATTCATCAAGTACAGAAGACAAGGAATCTacatctgattctgaatctgaggaCGTGCCAAATGGGAGGAAATCAAGGACTCAAAGTAGCAAGAATGCCAGTCAAAAGAGGCGACTAGAAAATTCTGACCGACGTGGTAGTAAAGACAATGTTTTATCTAAAGGAAGGAGGCGAATAGTATCAGTGAGTTCATCTAACGATGAAAGTGATGGTGAAGACGACGATGTTCAAATATCAAGGGTAAAGAAGCGAAAACCATCAACTTCTGTCTTGACTTCCTCTGATGACGAAACTTGTgaaaccatagcaacaagaAGATCTGAGAGAGCAGACTGTCTCAGAAGGGAGCGAGATAAGAAAATTAGCAACAGACTTGCTGAATATAGAAGTCAGAGACAACAAAAACAAGTTAGAAAGTCTTCTTAA